The following coding sequences lie in one Musa acuminata AAA Group cultivar baxijiao chromosome BXJ1-8, Cavendish_Baxijiao_AAA, whole genome shotgun sequence genomic window:
- the LOC103995458 gene encoding pentatricopeptide repeat-containing protein At5g59600 codes for MSKTDASRWIDLINHSSRQGLHRRTLHLFHQMRGQGFAPYRCILPSVIRACARLADPDAGRASHAVALRSSLDRDAFVRSALIDMYCKCRRVPDARHVFDATLDKDLVVWNSVVSGYAHQGAAEAAMVLSIKMRSLGVKPDLVTWNALIFGFAHKGEDDTAMDLLRSMQSDGVDPDTFSWTSIVSGLVVNFNYGKAFEIFRHMVKTAGIRPSSVTISSLLPACANLVDLRRGKEIHGYALVAGVARDLYVGSALIDMYAKCGLVAEASKIFHDMKERNTVSWNSMIFGYANQGHCHEAIQLFDQMEGERAKPDHLTFTAVLSACSHGGMVELGKSLFRLMEEVHGIEPRLEHYACMVDMLGRAGEFVGACRLIAEMPMEPDAFVWGALLATSRKHGNVELAELAASHLLELEPESAGSCVLLSSALADAGRTVDAAKVKKLIKRRKMRTLMGCSWMQM; via the coding sequence ATGTCCAAGACAGATGCCAGCCGATGGATCGACCTCATCAACCATTCCTCCCGTCAGGGCCTCCACCGCCGCACCCTCCACCTCTTCCACCAGATGCGCGGGCAAGGCTTCGCCCCGTACCGCTGCATCCTCCCCAGCGTCATTCGAGCCTGCGCCCGCCTTGCCGATCCGGATGCTGGCCGAGCTTCGCACGCCGTCGCCCTCCGTTCCTCTCTGGACCGCGACGCCTTCGTCCGCAGTGCCCTGATCGACATGTACTGCAAGTGCCGGCGAGTTCCCGACGCCCGCCATGTGTTCGACGCAACGCTTGACAAGGATCTGGTCGTCTGGAATTCCGTGGTTTCGGGCTACGCCCACCAAGGCGCGGCAGAGGCCGCCATGGTTCTCTCCATCAAGATGAGGTCTCTGGGGGTAAAACCAGATCTCGTAACGTGGAACGCCCTCATTTTCGGGTTCGCTCACAAGGGCGAAGATGATACAGCTATGGACTTGTTGAGGTCGATGCAGTCCGACGGGGTCGATCCCGACACGTTTTCCTGGACCTCGATCGTATCTGGGTTGGTGGTCAATTTCAACTACGGCAAGGCATTCGAGATCTTCAGGCACATGGTGAAGACTGCAGGAATCCGGCCGAGCTCAGTGACGATCAGTAGTCTTCTGCCGGCGTGCGCCAACCTGGTGGATTTGAGACGCGGGAAAGAGATTCACGGCTACGCCCTGGTCGCGGGAGTTGCACGGGACTTGTACGTCGGCAGTGCGCTAATCGACATGTACGCCAAATGCGGCCTCGTGGCTGAAGCGAGCaagatctttcatgacatgaaggAGAGGAACACGGTGTCATGGAACTCGATGATATTTGGGTACGCGAATCAGGGGCACTGCCACGAGGCCATCCAGCTTTTCGATCAGATGGAGGGTGAGAGAGCGAAACCGGATCATCTGACGTTTACAGCGGTTCTCTCCGCTTGTAGCCATGGCGGAATGGTGGAGCTGGGCAAGAGCTTGTTCCGGTTGATGGAGGAGGTACACGGGATAGAGCCGAGGTTGGAGCATTACGCTTGCATGGTGGACATGCTAGGCAGAGCTGGGGAGTTCGTGGGGGCCTGTCGCTTGATCGCAGAGATGCCCATGGAGCCGGACGCGTTTGTGTGGGGAGCGTTGCTGGCGACGAGTCGGAAGCACGGCAACGTGGAGCTCGCTGAACTGGCAGCTTCGCATTTGTTAGAACTCGAGCCAGAGAGCGCAGGGAGCTGCGTGCTTCTGTCGAGCGCTCTGGCGGATGCTGGGAGGACAGTAGATGCTGCCAAGGTGAAGAAACTAATTAAGCGACGGAAGATGAGGACGTTGATGGGGTGCAGTTGGATGCAAATGTAA
- the LOC135587942 gene encoding E3 ubiquitin-protein ligase RDUF1-like, translating to MPSSMSTASSYWCYRCSRLVRVWPQHAVVCPDCDGGFLEEVGDSPSSVASESRRSRLYSTAAARPRQPSEPSFRPNHRASSRRSPFNPVVVLRGPSDGGRDEDRSTTTSFELYYDDGAASGLRPLPESISDFLLSSGFDSLLEQFAHIEINGIAHGRGREHPPASKVAIESMPTIEIMDGHIEKDCRCAVCTDAFELGTKAREMPCKHIYHQDCILPWLSLHNSCPVCRHEMPTDVQGQGATAAEGGEQAAPAAGDEEEMVGLTIWRLPGGGFAVGRFSGSRRAEEQEFPVVYTEMDGGFNDNGAPRRISWDSRGSRSRESGRIRRAIRNFFSFFGLSRSTSSRHERASASRRHSEVGAPI from the coding sequence ATGCCTTCTTCCATGTCGACGGCGTCGTCGTACTGGTGCTACCGGTGTAGCCGCCTCGTCCGGGTCTGGCCGCAGCACGCTGTCGTCTGCCCCGACTGCGACGGCGGCTTCCTCGAGGAGGTCGGCGACTCCCCTTCCAGCGTTGCTTCCGAGTCCCGCCGCAGCCGGCTCTACTCAACTGCAGCGGCCCGCCCTCGCCAGCCCTCAGAGCCCAGCTTCCGCCCCAACCACCGCGCTTCCTCCCGCCGATCCCCCTTCAATCCCGTCGTCGTTCTTCGCGGCCCGTCTGATGGTGGCCGTGATGAGGATCGCTCCACCACCACCAGCTTCGAGCTCTACTATGATGACGGTGCCGCATCCGGCCTCCGCCCCTTGCCGGAAAGCATCTCCGATTTCCTGTTGAGTTCGGGCTTCGACAGCCTCCTCGAGCAGTTCGCCCACATCGAGATCAACGGCATAGCTCACGGCAGAGGACGCGAGCATCCACCGGCCTCGAAGGTTGCCATCGAGTCGATGCCCACCATAGAGATCATGGATGGCCATATCGAGAAAGACTGCCGTTGCGCCGTTTGCACGGATGCCTTCGAGCTCGGAACCAAGGCCCGGGAGATGCCCTGCAAGCACATCTACCATCAAGATTGCATTTTGCCGTGGCTTTCGCTCCACAACTCATGCCCTGTCTGCCGGCACGAAATGCCCACGGATGTGCAAGGCCAGGGTGCAACGGCTGCGGAAGGAGGTGAGCAGGCGGCCCCTGCTGCAGGGGACGAGGAGGAGATGGTGGGACTGACGATATGGAGGCTTCCAGGGGGAGGGTTTGCCGTGGGAAGGTTCTCAGGGAGCAGGAGAGCTGAGGAACAAGAGTTTCCGGTTGTCTACACCGAAATGGATGGTGGATTCAACGACAACGGAGCACCAAGAAGGATCTCGTGGGACTCAAGAGGGAGTAGGTCTAGGGAGAGTGGAAGAATTCGACGGGCTATTCGCAACTTCTTCTCATTCTTTGGGCTGTCGAGATCAACCTCTTCACGGCATGAAAGAGCTTCAGCTTCCAGGAGGCATTCAGAAGTCGGGGCACCAATTTGA
- the LOC135589136 gene encoding laccase-17-like produces MESTVQHSMICSLAWLLALSTLLALPELSCGSMTRRYKFDIRLQNVTRLCRTRSIVTVNGKFPGPKIMAREGDRVVVKVVNHVTNNVTIHWHGVRQLRTGWYDGPAYVTQCPIRTGQSFVYNFTIVGQRGTLFWHAHISWMRATLYGPIVILPKRGVPYPFPKPYKEIPVIFGEWFNVDPEAIIAQALRTGAGPNISDAYTINGLPGPLYNCSKKDTFELKVKPGKTYLLRMINAALNDELFFSIANHTLTVVDVDAIYVKPFEADIVHIAPGQTTNVLLHTKPSPPDATFLMAARPYATGSGTFDNTTTAGLLVYLPPNASSSSSHVKNLALFRPTLPALNDTAYTTNYTGKLRSLASAQFPANVPKTVERRFYFTVGLGTSPCAKNQTCQGPNGTKFAASVNNISFALPTSAALLQAHYFGRTKGVYDTDFPDTPPFPFNYTGTPPNDTFVTNATKVVVLPFNTSVELVMQDTSIQGAESHPLHLHGFNFFVVGTGFGNYDPSKDPRRFNLADPIERNTVGVPVGGWVAIRFLADNPGVWFMHCHLEVHTSWGLRMAWVVNDGWLPNQKLVPPPSDLPRC; encoded by the exons atggaATCTACTGTTCAGCACTCGATGATATGTTCCCTCGCTTGGCTTTTGGCCTTGAGCACTCTTTTGGCATTACCTGAGCTTTCATGTGGTAGCATGACAAGGCGCTACAAGTTTGAT ATACGGCTGCAGAACGTGACGCGGCTCTGCCGCACGAGGAGCATCGTGACCGTCAACGGCAAGTTTCCCGGCCCTAAGATCATGGCAAGGGAGGGCGATCGCGTCGTCGTCAAGGTGGTTAACCATGTCACCAACAATGTCACCATTCACTG GCATGGAGTTCGGCAGCTGCGGACTGGGTGGTACGACGGTCCGGCATACGTGACACAGTGCCCCATCCGGACTGGCCAAAGCTTCGTCTACAACTTCACCATCGTGGGCCAGAGAGGCACTCTCTTTTGGCATGCACACATCTCGTGGATGAGGGCCACGCTCTACGGGCCCATCGTCATCCTCCCCAAGCGAGGTGTTCCTTACCCTTTTCCTAAACCCTACAAGGAAATCCCTGTCATCTTTG GAGAGTGGTTTAATGTGGATCCTGAAGCCATCATTGCTCAAGCTCTTCGGACTGGTGCAGGTCCAAATATCTCTGATGCGTACACCATCAATGGCCTCCCTGGCCCCTTGTACAATTGCTCCAAGAAAG ATACGTTCGAGCTGAAGGTGAAGCCCGGGAAGACGTACCTCCTCCGCATGATCAACGCTGCACTCAACGACGAGCTCTTCTTCAGCATCGCCAACCACACGCTCACCGTCGTCGACGTCGATGCCATCTACGTGAAGCCCTTCGAGGCCGACATCGTCCACATCGCGCCGGGGCAGACCACCAACGTCCTTCTCCACACCAAGCCTAGTCCTCCTGATGCCACGTTCCTCATGGCGGCGAGGCCTTACGCCACCGGGTCCGGCACCTTCGACAACACGACCACCGCCGGCCTCCTCGTGTACCTTCCGCCGAAcgcttcgtcttcttcctcccatGTTAAGAACCTTGCACTCTTCAGGCCGACCCTCCCGGCTTTAAACGACACGGCCTACACCACGAACTACACCGGCAAGCTTCGCAGCCTGGCGAGCGCGCAATTCCCCGCGAACGTTCCGAAGACCGTCGAGAGGCGGTTCTACTTCACGGTGGGGCTGGGGACCAGTCCGTGCGCCAAGAATCAGACCTGCCAGGGGCCGAACGGCACCAAGTTCGCCGCTTCCGTCAATAACATCTCCTTCGCGCTCCCGACGTCGGCGGCGCTCCTCCAGGCGCACTACTTCGGGCGGACGAAGGGGGTCTACGACACCGACTTCCCGGACACCCCGCCGTTCCCGTTCAACTACACTGGGACTCCGCCCAACGACACCTTCGTGACCAACGCAACCAAGGTGGTGGTGCTTCCGTTCAACACCAGCGTGGAGCTGGTGATGCAGGACACCAGCATCCAAGGGGCCGAGAGCCACCCCCTGCACCTCCATGGCTTCAACTTCTTCGTGGTGGGCACCGGATTCGGGAACTACGACCCGTCGAAGGATCCCAGGCGATTCAATCTCGCCGATCCGATCGAGAGGAACACCGTCGGCGTGCCGGTCGGTGGTTGGGTCGCCATCCGCTTCCTCGCCGATAACCCCG GAGTCTGGTTCATGCACTGTCACCTGGAAGTGCACACGAGCTGGGGGTTGAGGATGGCGTGGGTGGTCAACGATGGGTGGCTCCCCAACCAGAAGCTGGTTCCTCCGCCGTCCGATCTCCCCAGATGTTGA
- the LOC103995453 gene encoding uncharacterized protein C24B11.05 isoform X1, with translation MEYEDRHRRAQRRKHDCLLFDLDDTLYPLSSGIATECLRNIQDYMAEKLGIEQTKIPDLSNLLYKSYGTTMAGLLAIGYRFDYDDYHSFVHGRLPYENLKPDPVLRHLLQSLPIRKVIFTNGDKVHAKKVLERLGMEDCFQEIICFETLNPPSSSSEQESTADIFDIVDHFSDHRTGAELPETPILCKPSANAMERAIRIAHIDPQRTIFFDDSVRNIQSGKRIGLHTVLVGTSHRIKGADHALESIHNIKEAFPELWEEGDKTEDVHHPGKIALETSVIA, from the exons ATGGAGTACGAGGACCGACACCGACGGGCGCAGCGACGCAAGCACGATTGCCTGCTCTTCG ATCTGGATGACACGCTCTACCCTTTGAGCTCCGGCATCGCAACCGAGTGTCTCAGAAACATCCAGG ATTacatggccgagaagctcgggaTCGAGCAGACAAAGATCCCGGACTTGTCGAATCTGCTGTATAAGAGCTACGGGACGACAATGGCGGGCCTACTG GCCATCGGCTACAGATTTGACTACGACGACTACCACAG CTTTGTTCATGGGCGATTACCTTACGAGAATCTGAAGCCTGATCCCGTTCTCAGGCATCTCCTGCAGAGCCTTCCAATTCGTAAAGTT ATATTTACCAATGGCGATAAGGTGCATGCTAAGAAAGTGCTTGAAAGGCTTGGGATGGAAGACTGTTTCCAGGAAATTATATGCTTTGAGACGCTGAATCCACCATCGTCTTCCTCTGAACAAGAAAGCACAGCAGATATATTTGACATTGTTGATCACTTCTCTGACCACAGAACTGGAGCTGAGCTGCCAGAGACACCGATACTCTGCAAGCCATCTGCAAACGCCATGGAACGTGCTATCAGAATCGCTCATATCGATCCTCAAAGAACG ATCTTCTTCGATGACAGCGTTCGCAATATCCAGTCGGGGAAACGCATTGGCTTGCACACAGTACTT GTTGGCACTTCACATAGAATTAAAGGTGCAGATCATGCATTGGAGAGCATCCACAACATCAAGGAAGCATTCCCTGAGCTCTGGGAGGAGGGTGATAAAACAGAGGATGTTCATCACCCGGGCAAGATTGCGCTGGAGACATCCGTGATAGCTTAA
- the LOC103995453 gene encoding uncharacterized protein C24B11.05 isoform X2 produces the protein MEYEDRHRRAQRRKHDCLLFDLDDTLYPLSSGIATECLRNIQDYMAEKLGIEQTKIPDLSNLLYKSYGTTMAGLLAIGYRFDYDDYHSFVHGRLPYENLKPDPVLRHLLQSLPIRKVIFTNGDKVHAKKVLERLGMEDCFQEIICFETLNPPSSSSEQESTADIFDIVDHFSDHRTGAELPETPILCKPSANAMERAIRIAHIDPQRTIFFDDSVRNIQSGKRIGLHTVGTSHRIKGADHALESIHNIKEAFPELWEEGDKTEDVHHPGKIALETSVIA, from the exons ATGGAGTACGAGGACCGACACCGACGGGCGCAGCGACGCAAGCACGATTGCCTGCTCTTCG ATCTGGATGACACGCTCTACCCTTTGAGCTCCGGCATCGCAACCGAGTGTCTCAGAAACATCCAGG ATTacatggccgagaagctcgggaTCGAGCAGACAAAGATCCCGGACTTGTCGAATCTGCTGTATAAGAGCTACGGGACGACAATGGCGGGCCTACTG GCCATCGGCTACAGATTTGACTACGACGACTACCACAG CTTTGTTCATGGGCGATTACCTTACGAGAATCTGAAGCCTGATCCCGTTCTCAGGCATCTCCTGCAGAGCCTTCCAATTCGTAAAGTT ATATTTACCAATGGCGATAAGGTGCATGCTAAGAAAGTGCTTGAAAGGCTTGGGATGGAAGACTGTTTCCAGGAAATTATATGCTTTGAGACGCTGAATCCACCATCGTCTTCCTCTGAACAAGAAAGCACAGCAGATATATTTGACATTGTTGATCACTTCTCTGACCACAGAACTGGAGCTGAGCTGCCAGAGACACCGATACTCTGCAAGCCATCTGCAAACGCCATGGAACGTGCTATCAGAATCGCTCATATCGATCCTCAAAGAACG ATCTTCTTCGATGACAGCGTTCGCAATATCCAGTCGGGGAAACGCATTGGCTTGCACACA GTTGGCACTTCACATAGAATTAAAGGTGCAGATCATGCATTGGAGAGCATCCACAACATCAAGGAAGCATTCCCTGAGCTCTGGGAGGAGGGTGATAAAACAGAGGATGTTCATCACCCGGGCAAGATTGCGCTGGAGACATCCGTGATAGCTTAA
- the LOC103995453 gene encoding uncharacterized protein LOC103995453 isoform X3, which produces MEYEDRHRRAQRRKHDCLLFDLDDTLYPLSSGIATECLRNIQDYMAEKLGIEQTKIPDLSNLLYKSYGTTMAGLLAIGYRFDYDDYHSFVHGRLPYENLKPDPVLRHLLQSLPIRKVIFTNGDKVHAKKVLERLGMEDCFQEIICFETLNPPSSSSEQESTADIFDIVDHFSDHRTGAELPETPILCKPSANAMERAIRIAHIDPQRTVGTSHRIKGADHALESIHNIKEAFPELWEEGDKTEDVHHPGKIALETSVIA; this is translated from the exons ATGGAGTACGAGGACCGACACCGACGGGCGCAGCGACGCAAGCACGATTGCCTGCTCTTCG ATCTGGATGACACGCTCTACCCTTTGAGCTCCGGCATCGCAACCGAGTGTCTCAGAAACATCCAGG ATTacatggccgagaagctcgggaTCGAGCAGACAAAGATCCCGGACTTGTCGAATCTGCTGTATAAGAGCTACGGGACGACAATGGCGGGCCTACTG GCCATCGGCTACAGATTTGACTACGACGACTACCACAG CTTTGTTCATGGGCGATTACCTTACGAGAATCTGAAGCCTGATCCCGTTCTCAGGCATCTCCTGCAGAGCCTTCCAATTCGTAAAGTT ATATTTACCAATGGCGATAAGGTGCATGCTAAGAAAGTGCTTGAAAGGCTTGGGATGGAAGACTGTTTCCAGGAAATTATATGCTTTGAGACGCTGAATCCACCATCGTCTTCCTCTGAACAAGAAAGCACAGCAGATATATTTGACATTGTTGATCACTTCTCTGACCACAGAACTGGAGCTGAGCTGCCAGAGACACCGATACTCTGCAAGCCATCTGCAAACGCCATGGAACGTGCTATCAGAATCGCTCATATCGATCCTCAAAGAACG GTTGGCACTTCACATAGAATTAAAGGTGCAGATCATGCATTGGAGAGCATCCACAACATCAAGGAAGCATTCCCTGAGCTCTGGGAGGAGGGTGATAAAACAGAGGATGTTCATCACCCGGGCAAGATTGCGCTGGAGACATCCGTGATAGCTTAA